A genome region from Gambusia affinis linkage group LG24, SWU_Gaff_1.0, whole genome shotgun sequence includes the following:
- the LOC122827365 gene encoding sodium/potassium-transporting ATPase subunit alpha-1, with translation MGRGEGREQYELAATSEQTGKKKGKGKKKEKDMDELKKEVDMDDHKLNLDELQRKYGTDLSNGLTGARAAEILARDGPNALTPPPTTPEWVKFCKQMFGGFSMLLWTGAVLCFLAYGIQAAMEDEPANDNLYLGVVLSAVVIITGCFSYYQEAKSSKIMDSFKNLVPQQALVVRNGEKKSINAEEVVVGDLVEVKGGDRIPADLRIISANGCKVDNSSLTGESEPQTRTPDFSNENPLETRNIAFFSTNCVEGTARGIVISTGDGTVMGRIATLASGLEVGRTPISIEIEHFIQIITGVAVFLGVSFFILSLILGYTWLEAVIFLIGIIVANVPEGLLATVTVCLTLTAKRMAKKNCLVKNLEAVETLGSTSTICSDKTGTLTQNRMTVAHMWFDNQIHEADTTENQSGTSFDRSSATWASLARIAGLCNRAVFLAEQSNLPILKRDVAGDASESALLKCIELCCGSVAEMRDKTPKIAEIPFNSTNKYQLSIHKNSGAEAESKHLLVMKGAPERILDRCATIMIQGKEQPLDDEMKDAFQNAYLELGGLGERVLGFCHYNLPDEQFPDDFAFNTEEVNFPIEGLCFVGLMSMIDPPRAAVPDAVGKCRSAGIKVIMVTGDHPITAKAIAKGVGIISEGNETVEDIAARLNIPINEVNPRDAKACVVHGGDLKDLAPEQLDDILKYHTEIVFARTSPQQKLIIVEGCQRQGAIVAVTGDGVNDSPALKKADIGVAMGIAGSDVSKQAADMILLDDNFASIVTGVEEGRLIFDNLKKSIAYTLTSNIPEITPFLFFIIANIPLPLGTVTILCIDLGTDMVPAISLAYEAAESDIMKRQPRNPKTDKLVNERLISIAYGQIGMIQALAGFFTYFVILAENGFLPSTLVGIRVNWDNKYINDLEDSYGQQWTYEQRKIVEFTCHTAFFVSIVIVQWADLIICKTRRNSVFQQGMKNKILIFGLFEETALAAFLSYCPGMDVALRMYPLKPNWWFCAFPYSLLIFFYDEIRKLILRRSPGGWVERETYY, from the exons ATGGGAAGAGGG GAAGGACGAGAGCAGTATGAGCTGGCCGCCACCTCGGAGCAGACCGGCAAGAAGAAGGGGAAagggaagaagaaggagaaggatATGGACGAGCTGAAGAAGGAAGTGGACATG GACGATCACAAGCTGAACCTGGATGAGCTCCAGCGCAAGTATGGGACAGACCTCAGCAAT GGTCTGACTGGAGCCAGAGCTGCTGAGATTCTGGCCCGGGACGGACCCAACGCCCTCACCCCTCCTCCCACCACCCCAGAGTGGGTCAAGTTCTGTAAACAG ATGTTTGGCGGTTTCTCCATGCTGCTGTGGACCGGAGCCGTCCTGTGCTTCCTGGCCTACGGGATCCAGGCCGCCATGGAGGACGAACCCGCAAACGACAAC CTGTACTTGGGGGTCGTGCTGTCTGCTGTCGTCATCATCACTGGTTGCTTCTCCTACTACCAAGAGGCCAAGAGCTCCAAGATCATGGATTCCTTCAAGAACCTGGTCCCTCAG CAAGCTCTGGTGGTCCGCAACGGAGAGAAGAAAAGCATCAACGCCGAGGAAGTGGTGGTCGGGGATCTGGTGGAGGTGAAGGGTGGCGACCGGATCCCAGCTGACCTCAGGATCATCTCTGCTAACGGCTGCAAG GTGGACAATTCGTCCCTGACGGGTGAATCAGAACCGCAAACCCGTACTCCAGACTTCTCCAATGAGAACCCGCTGGAGACCCGGAACATCGCTTTCTTTTCCACCAACTGTGTTGAAG GAACGGCTCGCGGCATTGTGATCAGCACCGGAGACGGGACCGTCATGGGCCGGATCGCCACGCTGGCCTCTGGACTGGAGGTGGGACGCACACCCATCTCCATTGAGATCGAACACTTTATCCAAATCATCACCGGCGTGGCCGTCTTCCTGGGTGTGTCTTTCTTCATCCTTTCCCTCATCCTTGGCTACACCTGGCTGGAGGCCGTCATCTTCCTCATTGGTATCATTGTGGCCAACGTTCCAGAAGGTCTCCTGGCTACCGTCACT GTGTGTCTGACTCTGACTGCCAAGCGTATGGCCAAGAAGAACTGCCTGGTGAAGAACCTGGAAGCTGTGGAGACTCTGGGCTCCACCTCCACCATCTGCTCCGACAAGACCGGCACCCTGACCCAGAACAGGATGACCGTGGCCCACATGTGGTTCGACAACCAGATCCACGAAGCCGACACCACCGAGAACCAGAGTGGCACCTCGTTTGACCGGAGCTCGGCCACCTGGGCTTCTCTTGCCAGGATCGCCGGACTCTGCAACCGAGCCGTCTTCCTGGCCGAGCAGAGCAACCTTCCCATCCTCAAG cgAGATGTGGCGGGCGACGCCTCGGAGTCTGCTCTGCTGAAGTGCATCGAGCTCTGCTGTGGATCGGTGGCGGAAATGAGAGACAAAACCCCCAAAATAGCCGAGATCCCGTTCAACTCCACCAACAAGTACCAg CTCTCCATTCATAAGAACTCTGGAGCTGAAGCAGAGTCCAAGCACCTGTTGGTGATGAAGGGAGCCCCAGAGAGGATTCTGGACCGCTGCGCCACCATCATGATCCAGGGCAAGGAGCAGCCTCTGGACGACGAGATGAAGGACGCTTTCCAGAACGCCTACCTGGAGCTGGGAGGCCTAGGAGAGAGAGTTCTCGGGTTCTGTCATTACAACCTGCCCGATGAGCAGTTCCCAGACGACTTTGCTTTTAACACGGAGGAGGTGAACTTCCCCATCGAGGGCCTGTGCTTTGTCGGCCTCATGTCCATGATCGACCCGCCCCGGGCCGCCGTGCCGGACGCTGTGGGCAAATGCAGGAGCGCAGGAATCAAG GTAATCATGGTAACGGGTGATCATCCAATCACAGCGAAGGCCATCGCTAAAGGTGTTGGCATCATCTCTGAAGGCAACGAGACTGTTGAGGACATCGCTGCACGTCTGAATATTCCAATCAATGAAGTTAATCCAAG GGACGCCAAGGCTTGTGTTGTGCATGGAGGCGACCTGAAGGACCTGGCCCCCGAGCAGCTGGACGACATCCTGAAGTACCACACGGAGATCGTTTTTGCCAGGACCTCCCCGCAGCAGAAGCTCATCATTGTTGAGGGCTGCCAGAGACAG ggAGCCATCGTGGCGGTGACGGGCGACGGCGTCAACGACTCTCCAGCTCTGAAGAAAGCCGACATCGGCGTCGCCATGGGAATCGCTGGCTCCGACGTGTCCAAGCAGGCGGCCGACATGATCCTGCTGGACGACAACTTTGCCTCCATCGTTACCGGAGTGGAAGAAG GCCGTCTGATCTTTGACAACCTGAAGAAATCCATCGCCTACACTCTGACCAGTAACATCCCCGAGATCACCcccttcctcttcttcatcatcgCCAACATCCCTCTGCCTCTGGGCACCGTCACCATCCTCTGTATCGACCTGGGAACCGACATG GTTCCCGCCATCTCCCTGGCTTATGAAGCAGCAGAGAGCGACATCATGAAGAGACAGCCCCGAAACcccaaaacagacaaactggTGAACGAGAGGCTCATCAGCATCGCATATGGACAAATTG GAATGATCCAGGCACTGGCCGGGTTCTTTACCTACTTTGTGATCTTGGCTGAGAACGGCTTCCTGCCCTCCACCCTGGTGGGGATCCGGGTCAACTGGGACAACAAGTACATCAACGATCTGGAGGACAGCTATGGACAACAGTGG ACCTACGAGCAGAGGAAGATTGTGGAGTTCACCTGCCACACGGCGTTCTTCGTCAGCATCGTCATCGTCCAGTGGGCCGACCTGATCATCTGCAAGACCAGGAGGAACTCTGTGTTCCAGCAGGGCATGAA GAACAAGATCCTGATCTTCGGCCTGTTTGAGGAGACCGCCCTCGCTGCCTTCCTCTCCTACTGCCCCGGCATGGACGTGGCCCTCAGAATGTACCCTCTAAA